Proteins found in one Labeo rohita strain BAU-BD-2019 chromosome 11, IGBB_LRoh.1.0, whole genome shotgun sequence genomic segment:
- the LOC127172903 gene encoding band 4.1-like protein 1 isoform X8 — protein sequence MRTETGPGTEVPPQHKGTDSTVPESASDGKMAKEDVKPHDDSKDVQDASDRTMSDKSPRSPQKSFKRSKTLPFKVTLLDSSIYEENIEKQCKGQALLDLVCEHLNLLEKDYFGLTYSESDSQKNWLDLSKEIKKQMRTSSWHFNFAVKFYPPDPSQLMEDITRYYLCLQLRNDILSGRLPCSFVTHALLGSYTVQAELGDFDQDDHGSDYVSDFHFAPNQTRELEERVMELHKTYRGMTPAEAEMNFLENAKKLSMYGVDLHHAKDSEGIEIMLGVCANGLLIYRDRLRINRFAWPKILKISYKRSNFYIKIRPGEYEQFESTIGFKLSNHRAAKKLWKVCIEHHTFFRLVSPEPPPKGFLVMGSKFRYSGRTQAQTRQASALIDRPAPHFERSTSKRYLLSRSLDGEFCQPVSMLGEIHDGLSQKSESEQPQFLSGDEADPDLSLDQEQEQDQEHSNSEEIVTTPTRKRDIKESTPLRKQEFLDKSEDVLLKHQASINELKRALREPNSKLMNREKRLSGTSPGGTPEKKAEAVGAGVGEPVNSLSVEGFIQKTLVTSPEGSEEWVLLDYEMEEKGKYKASTPSPPLVIDPLPKEETEKQQEITKMTHIELMREDSDETPLHTKTFACSKISPMEKLSESKENITGEDATTKTKSKLSDDISEKEPTPLAESRPKNKKNTITDFVEESCQHKVRREKRPQSLNLGKSRDFVYETEAKSSNITHDSAESDEDNNTELIKDAVVCHPENFSSTTDTWSSSMTEKLNQPATNTYAAMLLEENAEFDRIMEKDLQIPSQGARMMHESLHDARKSDDARKFVECQEELSTEVKIMNTEDKQENQDSVRGPSKDELKRVKTDIRFEVMKVIMIDDTENEAKSGKAKKKEIEELGLEKKITNLELEESAENQLAMELRKTSQRVTGHARTDITRIVPLKPERVRSQGYKDDLEIEQGSELMKRNFKRYSMNESFVRHFDPSNFESRDASYSQANCTTSLVKANTSQESSLAIKNNCVCSEHQAGSPKKEGVRNDDATNHACKIVHRDLLDTDEGISEVPFSRTTVNQKNTPPTPPVKSKKARESGLFLRNSRNISKDPTLEANKKDLPPPVAKKEPSAVSAAQMLRKGEVKMELHSNGSEALVKDISDHPPVAKKEPSAVSAAQMLRKGEVKMELHSNGSEALVKDISDHKPEESRVKEAKESPVRSNSLERDFVASPLTVTTESITSATTTQVTKTVKGGFAETRIEKRIIITGDDDVDQHQALAMAIQEARQQHPDMLVTKAIVVRETDSSYEEKLRTNES from the exons ATGAGGACTGAGACAGGGCCTGGGACTGAGGTGCCACCCCAACATAAGGGTACTGACAGTACTGTTCCAGAGTCAGCCTCAGATGGTAAAATGGCAAAAGAG GATGTCAAGCCTCATGATGATTCTAAAGACGTGCAAGATGCATCAGACAGAACAATGTCTGACAAGAGCCCAAGATCCCCTCAGAAAAGCTTCAAACGCTCCAAGACTCTTCCCTTTAAAGTCACTCTTTTGGACAGTTCTATTTATGAAGAGAACATTGAG aAACAGTGTAAGGGGCAGGCTCTCCTGGATCTGGTGTGTGAACATCTAAACTTGTTGGAAAAGGACTATTTCGGCTTGACCTACAGTGAATCTGACAGCCAAAAG AACTGGCTGGACCTGTCCAAAGAGATCAAGAAACAGATGAGAA cATCTTCTTGGCATTTTAATTTTGCTGTCAAGTTTTATCCACCTGACCCCTCCCAGTTAATGGAAGACATTACAAG GTACTACCTGTGTTTGCAGCTGCGAAATGACATCCTCTCTGGCCGTCTACCCTGTTCCTTTGTCACACATGCTCTGCTGGGCTCCTACACCGTGCAAGCCGAACTGGGAGACTTTGATCAAGATGACCATGGTTCAGACTACGTTAGTGACTTCCACTTTGCCCCCAACCAAACTCGAGAACTGGAGGAAAGGGTGATGGAGCTACATAAAACTTACAG GGGAATGACACCTGCTGAGGCAGAAATGAACTTCTTGGAAAATGCAAAGAAACTTTCCATGTATGGCGTCGACCTGCATCATGCCAAG GATTCAGAAGGGATTGAGATCATGCTGGGCGTGTGTGCCAATGGTCTATTAATTTACCGTGACAGACTGAGAATCAATCGATTTGCCTGGCCAAAGATCCTCAAGATCTCCTACAAAAGGAGTAATTTCTACATCAAGATCCGCCCTGGAGAG TATGAGCAATTTGAGAGCACCATTGGCTTCAAGCTTTCTAACCACAGAGCTGCCAAGAAGCTTTGGAAGGTTTGCATTGAGCACCACACCTTTTTCAG GCTAGTGTCTCCTGAGCCACCACCAAAGGGCTTTCTAGTGATGGGTTCAAAGTTCAGATACAGTGGAAGGACCCAGGCCCAAACACGGCAGGCCAGCGCTCTGATAGATCGGCCTGCTCCCCACTTTGAGCGCTCAACTAGCAAGAGATACCTTCTTTCTCGCAGTCTAGATGGAG AGTTTTGTCAACCAGTGTCCATGCTGGGTGAGATTCATGATGGTCTGTCTCAGAAGAGTGAGAGCGAGCAACCGCAGTTTCTTTCTGGAGATGAAGCTGATCCCGACCTCAGTCTGGATCAAGAGCAGGAACAGGATCAAGAGCATAGCAACAGTGAAGAGATTGTTACAACCCCTACAAGGAAAAGGGACATTAAG GAGTCAACCCCTCTACGCAAGCAGGAG TTTCTAGACAAATCAGAAGATGTTCTCTTGAAGCACCAAGCCAGCATCAATGAGCTGAAGAGGGCCCTGAGGGAACCCAACAGTAAACTGATGAACCGGGAAAAGCGTCTGTCAGGAACATCCCCAGGTGGCACTCCAGAGAAGAAGGCA GAGGCTGTTGGTGCAGGGGTAGGGGAACCTGTCAACAGCCTCTCGGTGGAGGGCTTCATCCAGAAGACTCTAGTAACTTCACCCGAG GGCTCTGAAGAATGGGTGTTGCTCGACTATGAAATGGAGGAGAAAGGAAAGTACAAAGCTAGTACGCCTTCACCTCCTCTGGTCATTGATCCCCTTCCAAAGGAGGAGACAGAAAAACAACAGGAAATTACCAAGATGACACACATTGAGCTAATGAGAGAGGACAGTGATGAAACGCCATTGCACACGAAGACTTTTGCATGCTCAAAAATATCACCGATGGAAAAGTTAAGTGAATCTAAGGAAAATATCACAGGGGAAGATGCCACAACCAAGACTAAATCCAAATTGTCTGATGACATATCAGAAAAAGAGCCTACACCACTTGCTGAGTCTCGACCTAAGAACAAGAAGAATACCATTACGGACTTCGTGGAGGAGAGCTGTCAACATAAAGTAAGAAGAGAGAAAAGACCTCAAAGCTTAAACTTGGGAAAGTCAAGGGACTTTGTGTACGAGACAGAAGCCAAAAGTTCAAACATCACACACGATAGTGCAGAGTCTGATGAGGACAATAATACTGAACTTATAAAGGATGCTGTGGTCTGTCATCCTGAAAATTTCAGCTCAACAACAGACACATGGTCATCTTCCATGACTGAAAAGCTAAATCAGCCAGCCACAAATACATATGCTGCAATGCTGCTTGAAGAAAATGCAGAGTTTGACAGAATAATGGAAAAAGACTTGCAGATTCCCAGTCAGGGAGCAAGAATGATGCATGAAAGTTTGCATGATGCAAGAAAGTCTGATGATGCAAGAAAGTTTGTAGAATGTCAAGAGGAGTTATCCACTGAAGTGAAGATTATGAACACTGAAGACAAACAAGAAAACCAAGATTCAGTCAGGGGTCCTAGCAAAGATGAGCTGAAAAGAGTCAAGACTGATATTAGATTTGAAGTCATGAAGGTCATCATGATCGATGATACAGAGAACGAAGCGAAATCTGGGAAAgcaaagaagaaagaaattgaAGAGTTGGGTCTTGAAAAGAAGATAACAAATTTGGAACTGGAGGAATCTGCAGAAAACCAGCTGGCCATGGAACTAAGAAAGACCAGCCAGAGAGTTACTGGACATGCGAGAACGGATATAACAAGAATTGTTCCATTGAAACCTGAGAGAGTGAGGAGCCAAGGCTACAAAGATGACCTAGAGATTGAACAAGGCTCTGAACTAATGAAAAGAAACTTTAAAAGATACAGTATGAATGAATCTTTTGTGCGGCACTTTGACCCCAGTAACTTCGAGAGCAGGGACGCCAGCTATTCCCAAGCAAACTGCACCACAAGTCTAGTAAAAGCTAATACAAGTCAGGAATCATCTTTAGCTATCAAGAACAACTGTGTGTGCTCGGAGCATCAAGCGGGTTCACCAAAAAAAGAGGGTGTACGGAATGACGACGCTACAAATCATGCCTGCAAAATAGTCCACCGAGATCTTCTGGATACTGATGAGGGAATTTCAGAAGTTCCCTTCTCAAGAACCACAGTCAACCAAAAAAATACCCCTCCAACACCTCCAGTCAAATCAAAGAAAGCAAGAGAATCAGGTCTGTTTCTGCGCAATAGTCGCAATATCAGCAAAGACCCAACTCTTGAAGCCAACAAAAAGGACCTTCCG cCCCCTGTTGCCAAGAAAGAACCCAGTGCAGTGAGTGCAGCCCAGATGTTGAGAAAAGGAGAAGTTAAAATGGAACTGCATTCTAATGGATCTGAGGCTCTTGTCAAAGACATCTCTGATCAT cCCCCTGTTGCCAAGAAAGAACCCAGTGCAGTGAGTGCAGCCCAGATGTTGAGAAAAGGAGAAGTTAAAATGGAACTGCATTCTAATGGATCTGAGGCTCTTGTCAAAGACATCTCTGATCAT AAACCGGAAGAGAGCAGAGTTAAAGAGGCAAAAGAGTCCCCC gTAAGGTCAAACAGTCTAGAACGAGACTTTGTTGCTTCTCCTCTCACCGTCACTACAGAAAGCATTACCTCAGCAACCACGACTCAAGTGACCAAG ACAGTGAAAGGAGGTTTTGCAGAGACCAGGATTGAAAAAAGGATCATCATAACAGGAGATGATGATGTGGATCAACATCAA GCTCTCGCCATGGCAATACAGGAGGCCAGACAGCAGCACCCTGATATGCTGGTGACTAAGGCAATAGTGGTCAGGGAAACTGACTCTTCATATGAAGAGAAACTTCGAACAAATGAG TCTTGA
- the LOC127172903 gene encoding band 4.1-like protein 1 isoform X5, giving the protein MRTETGPGTEVPPQHKGTDSTVPESASDGKMAKEDVKPHDDSKDVQDASDRTMSDKSPRSPQKSFKRSKTLPFKVTLLDSSIYEENIEKQCKGQALLDLVCEHLNLLEKDYFGLTYSESDSQKNWLDLSKEIKKQMRTSSWHFNFAVKFYPPDPSQLMEDITRYYLCLQLRNDILSGRLPCSFVTHALLGSYTVQAELGDFDQDDHGSDYVSDFHFAPNQTRELEERVMELHKTYRGMTPAEAEMNFLENAKKLSMYGVDLHHAKDSEGIEIMLGVCANGLLIYRDRLRINRFAWPKILKISYKRSNFYIKIRPGEYEQFESTIGFKLSNHRAAKKLWKVCIEHHTFFRLVSPEPPPKGFLVMGSKFRYSGRTQAQTRQASALIDRPAPHFERSTSKRYLLSRSLDGEFCQPVSMLGEIHDGLSQKSESEQPQFLSGDEADPDLSLDQEQEQDQEHSNSEEIVTTPTRKRDIKFLDKSEDVLLKHQASINELKRALREPNSKLMNREKRLSGTSPGGTPEKKAEAVGAGVGEPVNSLSVEGFIQKTLVTSPEGSEEWVLLDYEMEEKGKYKASTPSPPLVIDPLPKEETEKQQEITKMTHIELMREDSDETPLHTKTFACSKISPMEKLSESKENITGEDATTKTKSKLSDDISEKEPTPLAESRPKNKKNTITDFVEESCQHKVRREKRPQSLNLGKSRDFVYETEAKSSNITHDSAESDEDNNTELIKDAVVCHPENFSSTTDTWSSSMTEKLNQPATNTYAAMLLEENAEFDRIMEKDLQIPSQGARMMHESLHDARKSDDARKFVECQEELSTEVKIMNTEDKQENQDSVRGPSKDELKRVKTDIRFEVMKVIMIDDTENEAKSGKAKKKEIEELGLEKKITNLELEESAENQLAMELRKTSQRVTGHARTDITRIVPLKPERVRSQGYKDDLEIEQGSELMKRNFKRYSMNESFVRHFDPSNFESRDASYSQANCTTSLVKANTSQESSLAIKNNCVCSEHQAGSPKKEGVRNDDATNHACKIVHRDLLDTDEGISEVPFSRTTVNQKNTPPTPPVKSKKARESGLFLRNSRNISKDPTLEANKKDLPEPLSTTSALEDPQYDVKQQPHSALEDDYNRELAGLKDTYLAIERKCSSMTVSSTSSLEAEVDFTVIMDLHSGMEEFSRGMTKLVEKDKVELGSESFDSTPKSHSTCHMKLQDVSPGSEHILEGHGHQDTEPPPVAKKEPSAVSAAQMLRKGEVKMELHSNGSEALVKDISDHPPVAKKEPSAVSAAQMLRKGEVKMELHSNGSEALVKDISDHKPEESRVKEAKESPVRSNSLERDFVASPLTVTTESITSATTTQVTKTVKGGFAETRIEKRIIITGDDDVDQHQALAMAIQEARQQHPDMLVTKAIVVRETDSSYEEKLRTNES; this is encoded by the exons ATGAGGACTGAGACAGGGCCTGGGACTGAGGTGCCACCCCAACATAAGGGTACTGACAGTACTGTTCCAGAGTCAGCCTCAGATGGTAAAATGGCAAAAGAG GATGTCAAGCCTCATGATGATTCTAAAGACGTGCAAGATGCATCAGACAGAACAATGTCTGACAAGAGCCCAAGATCCCCTCAGAAAAGCTTCAAACGCTCCAAGACTCTTCCCTTTAAAGTCACTCTTTTGGACAGTTCTATTTATGAAGAGAACATTGAG aAACAGTGTAAGGGGCAGGCTCTCCTGGATCTGGTGTGTGAACATCTAAACTTGTTGGAAAAGGACTATTTCGGCTTGACCTACAGTGAATCTGACAGCCAAAAG AACTGGCTGGACCTGTCCAAAGAGATCAAGAAACAGATGAGAA cATCTTCTTGGCATTTTAATTTTGCTGTCAAGTTTTATCCACCTGACCCCTCCCAGTTAATGGAAGACATTACAAG GTACTACCTGTGTTTGCAGCTGCGAAATGACATCCTCTCTGGCCGTCTACCCTGTTCCTTTGTCACACATGCTCTGCTGGGCTCCTACACCGTGCAAGCCGAACTGGGAGACTTTGATCAAGATGACCATGGTTCAGACTACGTTAGTGACTTCCACTTTGCCCCCAACCAAACTCGAGAACTGGAGGAAAGGGTGATGGAGCTACATAAAACTTACAG GGGAATGACACCTGCTGAGGCAGAAATGAACTTCTTGGAAAATGCAAAGAAACTTTCCATGTATGGCGTCGACCTGCATCATGCCAAG GATTCAGAAGGGATTGAGATCATGCTGGGCGTGTGTGCCAATGGTCTATTAATTTACCGTGACAGACTGAGAATCAATCGATTTGCCTGGCCAAAGATCCTCAAGATCTCCTACAAAAGGAGTAATTTCTACATCAAGATCCGCCCTGGAGAG TATGAGCAATTTGAGAGCACCATTGGCTTCAAGCTTTCTAACCACAGAGCTGCCAAGAAGCTTTGGAAGGTTTGCATTGAGCACCACACCTTTTTCAG GCTAGTGTCTCCTGAGCCACCACCAAAGGGCTTTCTAGTGATGGGTTCAAAGTTCAGATACAGTGGAAGGACCCAGGCCCAAACACGGCAGGCCAGCGCTCTGATAGATCGGCCTGCTCCCCACTTTGAGCGCTCAACTAGCAAGAGATACCTTCTTTCTCGCAGTCTAGATGGAG AGTTTTGTCAACCAGTGTCCATGCTGGGTGAGATTCATGATGGTCTGTCTCAGAAGAGTGAGAGCGAGCAACCGCAGTTTCTTTCTGGAGATGAAGCTGATCCCGACCTCAGTCTGGATCAAGAGCAGGAACAGGATCAAGAGCATAGCAACAGTGAAGAGATTGTTACAACCCCTACAAGGAAAAGGGACATTAAG TTTCTAGACAAATCAGAAGATGTTCTCTTGAAGCACCAAGCCAGCATCAATGAGCTGAAGAGGGCCCTGAGGGAACCCAACAGTAAACTGATGAACCGGGAAAAGCGTCTGTCAGGAACATCCCCAGGTGGCACTCCAGAGAAGAAGGCA GAGGCTGTTGGTGCAGGGGTAGGGGAACCTGTCAACAGCCTCTCGGTGGAGGGCTTCATCCAGAAGACTCTAGTAACTTCACCCGAG GGCTCTGAAGAATGGGTGTTGCTCGACTATGAAATGGAGGAGAAAGGAAAGTACAAAGCTAGTACGCCTTCACCTCCTCTGGTCATTGATCCCCTTCCAAAGGAGGAGACAGAAAAACAACAGGAAATTACCAAGATGACACACATTGAGCTAATGAGAGAGGACAGTGATGAAACGCCATTGCACACGAAGACTTTTGCATGCTCAAAAATATCACCGATGGAAAAGTTAAGTGAATCTAAGGAAAATATCACAGGGGAAGATGCCACAACCAAGACTAAATCCAAATTGTCTGATGACATATCAGAAAAAGAGCCTACACCACTTGCTGAGTCTCGACCTAAGAACAAGAAGAATACCATTACGGACTTCGTGGAGGAGAGCTGTCAACATAAAGTAAGAAGAGAGAAAAGACCTCAAAGCTTAAACTTGGGAAAGTCAAGGGACTTTGTGTACGAGACAGAAGCCAAAAGTTCAAACATCACACACGATAGTGCAGAGTCTGATGAGGACAATAATACTGAACTTATAAAGGATGCTGTGGTCTGTCATCCTGAAAATTTCAGCTCAACAACAGACACATGGTCATCTTCCATGACTGAAAAGCTAAATCAGCCAGCCACAAATACATATGCTGCAATGCTGCTTGAAGAAAATGCAGAGTTTGACAGAATAATGGAAAAAGACTTGCAGATTCCCAGTCAGGGAGCAAGAATGATGCATGAAAGTTTGCATGATGCAAGAAAGTCTGATGATGCAAGAAAGTTTGTAGAATGTCAAGAGGAGTTATCCACTGAAGTGAAGATTATGAACACTGAAGACAAACAAGAAAACCAAGATTCAGTCAGGGGTCCTAGCAAAGATGAGCTGAAAAGAGTCAAGACTGATATTAGATTTGAAGTCATGAAGGTCATCATGATCGATGATACAGAGAACGAAGCGAAATCTGGGAAAgcaaagaagaaagaaattgaAGAGTTGGGTCTTGAAAAGAAGATAACAAATTTGGAACTGGAGGAATCTGCAGAAAACCAGCTGGCCATGGAACTAAGAAAGACCAGCCAGAGAGTTACTGGACATGCGAGAACGGATATAACAAGAATTGTTCCATTGAAACCTGAGAGAGTGAGGAGCCAAGGCTACAAAGATGACCTAGAGATTGAACAAGGCTCTGAACTAATGAAAAGAAACTTTAAAAGATACAGTATGAATGAATCTTTTGTGCGGCACTTTGACCCCAGTAACTTCGAGAGCAGGGACGCCAGCTATTCCCAAGCAAACTGCACCACAAGTCTAGTAAAAGCTAATACAAGTCAGGAATCATCTTTAGCTATCAAGAACAACTGTGTGTGCTCGGAGCATCAAGCGGGTTCACCAAAAAAAGAGGGTGTACGGAATGACGACGCTACAAATCATGCCTGCAAAATAGTCCACCGAGATCTTCTGGATACTGATGAGGGAATTTCAGAAGTTCCCTTCTCAAGAACCACAGTCAACCAAAAAAATACCCCTCCAACACCTCCAGTCAAATCAAAGAAAGCAAGAGAATCAGGTCTGTTTCTGCGCAATAGTCGCAATATCAGCAAAGACCCAACTCTTGAAGCCAACAAAAAGGACCTTCCG GAGCCTCTGTCCACTACTTCTGCTCTTGAAGACCCGCAATATGATGTAAAG CAGCAGCCTCACTCTGCCCTGGAGGACGATTACAATCGTGAGCTTGCTGGTTTGAAGGACACCTACCTGGCCATCGAGAGAAAATGTTCAAGTATGACTGTCAGCTCCACTTCAAGCCTGGAAGCTGAGGTGGATTTCACTGTCATTATGGACTTACACAGTGGCATGGAGGAATTTTCTAGAGGCATGACTAAGCTGGTCGAGAAGGACAAAGTTGAGCTGGGCAGCGAGAGTTTTGACAGCACTCCCAAGTCTCACTCCACTTGTCATATGAAATTGCAAGATGTATCGCCTGGAAGTGAACACATCCTTGAAGGTCACGGTCATCAAGATACAGAACCT cCCCCTGTTGCCAAGAAAGAACCCAGTGCAGTGAGTGCAGCCCAGATGTTGAGAAAAGGAGAAGTTAAAATGGAACTGCATTCTAATGGATCTGAGGCTCTTGTCAAAGACATCTCTGATCAT cCCCCTGTTGCCAAGAAAGAACCCAGTGCAGTGAGTGCAGCCCAGATGTTGAGAAAAGGAGAAGTTAAAATGGAACTGCATTCTAATGGATCTGAGGCTCTTGTCAAAGACATCTCTGATCAT AAACCGGAAGAGAGCAGAGTTAAAGAGGCAAAAGAGTCCCCC gTAAGGTCAAACAGTCTAGAACGAGACTTTGTTGCTTCTCCTCTCACCGTCACTACAGAAAGCATTACCTCAGCAACCACGACTCAAGTGACCAAG ACAGTGAAAGGAGGTTTTGCAGAGACCAGGATTGAAAAAAGGATCATCATAACAGGAGATGATGATGTGGATCAACATCAA GCTCTCGCCATGGCAATACAGGAGGCCAGACAGCAGCACCCTGATATGCTGGTGACTAAGGCAATAGTGGTCAGGGAAACTGACTCTTCATATGAAGAGAAACTTCGAACAAATGAG TCTTGA